One Phyllopteryx taeniolatus isolate TA_2022b chromosome 3, UOR_Ptae_1.2, whole genome shotgun sequence genomic window, TGACAAGAATGTTGAAGGAGTTGGTAAGAGAGCGACTGAAGGCGGCCGCCGACGAAATCTTCGCACTGTTTGAAGGAACGATAGCGTCGTACGAAGAGCAACTTAGTCGCGCACGAGGGGAGAGCGAGCGACAACGACGACAAGTGGAAGCCGTTTGCAAGTCTCAAATTATCATACACGTCGAAGGTATCTTCACTAAACACCACTGAATGTCGACAGTTGTATTTCGTTATCGTATAAAAATTATAAATGGATATGAGCCTGATGTATGGAGATGTTTCGTCGTCTGTACGTTTTACAATCAACAGTCGAATGGCTAACCGTGTCGGCCGAGAAAATAACAGTTGCTCCGATATGGGTCACATTTGTCTGTAACTTTATCGTTAAAGCAAATTGCACAGAAGCTTTGCTGTATAGCCTTGCTTGGCAACATAGGGCCCAAACCTTCATACTGTGGTtaaaacgcccccccccccaaaaaaaagaactagaatagcttgaataAGAACGTGTTTGGCATTCCCAACCTAAATTATCATGTAAACCAGATTAAAGGACAGCAAAGATGATCAAAATTAAAGTGTGAAACGTCGATGAAACCTTTAAAATGAATATAGGGGGTTTACACAAGTGAACTGTAGTCCAGCCCTTATGCACCCCTTGACCATTTTGTGGCAATTATTTGGACTTTGTTTTCCACAAAGAGAAATCAGTTAAAATCAAAGGCTACAGGGCTGAAATTTGGCCACAGTTTTGAACAAGTTAAACATTAAAATAGCACCTGAAATATGAGCTAAACATTGACAATACATTATCATCCCTTGTCCATTTTATGACTCCCATAAGAAATCATATTTTTCAATCTACTGTAAACCTCGTGTTATAATGCTTTTCCTATGAATACTGAATGAATCCGAGCATTGGTGTGTGaaagatacaaaacaaaaaacctaaaCCCCAAAATGGAACCAGAGAGcgaattttatgttttttttgcacagccAAGCTGTTTTATCTCCTGTTTCTAACGACTTAGAGGTTGCACTTTGGCGCCATTTTAAAGTTGAACTTGTTCAAAACTAGTGGCAGAGTTACAGCCCTTTTAGTGTTTTTCAACTGATACATGGACAAGGGTTCTATAAGGGCTTGGCGACAGCTCATTCATGTAAAACCccctaaattcattttaaacaatttgtACTGTGTGCTGTTTCTACCCCTACGTGTCAGTAAAGCCTAAGGCATTGAGTTCtgcggtggcctggaagtgcaaaccactataacaaattgtgaaacagttttccattttcagaaaacaactCAACAacagccaaaacacttttacatttcaaagaataaattaacaaaacccaaaacacttttacaaaagacgaaacaaataaCAATTGAGACCCGgaacccggaaagggaacgtcctatttcacagacattcttggaaATCCCACGCCCTTTCTCGGTAAGatccgccccgcttcaacatgattggctcctgcatcgcgggaagggtaggctacgcagatgtaacgagatgtccatcccaaatataataataatataaaaaaaagacatttattatGGCTAGGTTTAGGAgtagggttggggttaaggtGTGACCTTTTTTGTTGAGTGTGTTCCAAACTTTCATACTTTTTCATCTTTAGCCTACTTTCAAAAGGCTGCCATCATTGGAAAACTTAAACACAGAAACTGATGTTAATTATTTCTAATTAACGGTAATTAATTTCAGTCACGAACatgaaacaagtaaaaaaataaaataaaaaaattacttgaaagCTGCAATGAGTATTACGTTTTTCACACAATAATCTGAAGCCCTTTtcgtagcaacgtgacaagtggctACCATCTTTGTGAAATTTCCAGGGGgggaagaaaattaaataagcaCTTCAAACGCTACTAAAATCCTCCCAAATAAATCCAGGAAAAAAACACTGAGGATTAAAGCACCTATTATGACCTATTGTACTGGACATACTGCTCTTCTCacgaataatgttccatttgcaatatttaagtagtttttttccttttttttctcctgtcaatatggggtgctttgggtgcattaatgagggaaaaaataattttagcaaatggctgcaatataacaaagagtgagaaatttaagggggtctgaatattttccgtacccactgtacaaaaaacaaatagcaagcataaaatgtatagataACACTGTACTaattgtattttctatacatttaattaaaaaaaaaaaagttatctggccttgtgtgaaaaagtaatggccccctgaAAGTAATAACTGGGTGGGCCACCCCTCAgcggcaacaactgaaatcaagtgttgtcgtcatctctgtggagatattttggtccACTAATCCTTgcagaatattaaaaaaataataatagtaatttgagaagggggcaaattaTTTTTCACGTCGCGGTACATCCAGTGAGGTTGTGGGtcaggggagagaaaaaaaaagaaaaaaaaaagagcaccaaTGCCCCTGGTACTCCTTTGAGAACCAGAAACGTCTTTATGCACACCCCTGGATACTGTAAATCCAACTTTTACACTGTTTAAATGCAATAAAGGCAGCGGATGTGGCAAAAGTTAAAGAAATGTGTTGGTGTATGTTAAGATTTGTGCTATATGAACACCTTTACTACTTAATTTAATAttaatgcttttattttggtccGTGCTGTAGTTAGCGCAAAAGGGTGTGACGTTATCAGAAGGTCGGTTGACAAGACGAAGGGAGACTACTCTCCTGTTGAGACGCCTCATTTTGAAGACCAATGTTCAATATGatgcttttttattattatttctgttaAAGTTGTGGAATAAATATGCCTGAAGGCTATAATGAATGGAGATTTTGTCACTCTCACAGCCAAGGCAAAGATTCAACAGCTTAATAATGTAGAGAAATGGCTAgcaaacagtgtgtgtgttatttcttCAGAATAAAAAGTGTGTATTCAACAGATTAAAAGCAAAGTAAACTTCCTTCAGGGGCTGGGACAGATTCattctatttccattcatttcagtgagaAACTTTGCTTCCATTGAATAATGGAGTCACAAAACGAGTTCCACTGTACCACATATCGTACTGTCTCATACTTGACCCGTGTGAGttgaattatgtttttgttgcttgtgtcttgcagacgtcCGGCTGCTGATTGATCGTAAGGTTGAACTTCCCTGTCAACAGTGGGGGAGCTCTAGTTTGGAAAAGGGCGATTCACAGGTACTCTGTGttaaagaggaaaatgaggatCCACAGACCCCCCTTGTTGAAGAGGAAGCTGAGGATCCACAGCCCGCCCTTGTTGAAGAGGAGGGTCCACAGcccgtccacattgaacaggaagaggaggagccacAGCCATCCCACATtaagaaggaagaggaggctGATGTCATCAAGTTTCCGCTAACTGGCGTCTCTGCGAAGGGTGAAGACAACAACGAAGAACAAGCCAAGGCGTCACAGCTTCATCACAGCCCAAGTGGAGACCGCTGTTTAGGACCACCACCAGACAACCTCCTAGCTCCACTTAACAAGAAAACTCGCCCTAAAAGATTTGCTCAGAACGGTCCTATTAAGAGACGCATGAAAACGCAAACTGAAGCTAAACCCCTTTGTTGCTCAGTTTCTGGCATATGTTTTAGTACTAGGTCAAGTATGATGAGACACAGGAGATCACATGCAGGAAAACCATTTTGTTGTCCAACTTGTGGTAAATGCTTCTCTCAAAAGGCAAATCTGGAACCACACCTAAGAATACACGCAGGGGAAAAACCCTACAGTTGCtcattttgtgacaaaaaattCATGCAAAGGTCACTTTGTGAAAGACACACGAGAAtccacacaggagaaaaacctttcagtTGCTCAACTTGTGGCAAAACATTCACTACAAAGGGAAATATGATCTTACACACGAGACTCCACATACGAAAGCCTTTTAGTTGCTCAATTTGTGGCAAAACATGCACTACAAAAGCAGCTATGATGTTACACATGAGCAAGCACACAGGAGAAAGACCCTATAGATGCTCGTTTTGTAGCAGAAAATGTataagcaaatcaaaattaGATCGACACATAAGAAGCCACACAGGGGAAAAACCTTTCAGTTGCTCGGTTTGTAGCAAAACATTCACTATAAAAGAAAATATGCGCTCACACATAAGGCGGCACACACAGGAAAAAACCTTGAGGTGTTCAACCTGCGGTGAAACCTTTACTCAAAGGTCAAATCTGAAggcacacatgagaacacatcCAGGAGCAAAACCTTTTGGTTGCTCAATCTGTAGCAAGCTGTTCACTCGTAAGGGATCTGTTGTaagacacatgagaacacataGAGACGCAAAAACCGTTTAATTTTTCAGCTCTGCTTACGTGACCAGTTGGCTGCGGCCATGCAGACCCACAGCACCGAGCGATCTGTACCTACACTCACTGATTTGATTTAGtgttaaataaagaaaaggCGAAGAATTTTAAAGTGGACCTTGTATCCTTCTATTTTTCTGTACGTGGCCTTTGGAAAAGTTCAGACACTCCTGATAAAGCCATTGAAACTCTGCATATATACTAACATGGCGGTTCCATAGCTTGTGTGTTGTAGGAAGGTTAGAAACGGCGAGACTTAACACACAACGCATCCTCTATTGGAaataattatcttttttttttttaaaagaaaccaAGGAGCCTCTTGACCCTGTAACAGATATTCTGGAacctaaaaaatacatttcaaatattcCTATGTCCTTTTGTAATTAAggaaagttacattttaaatggaTACTAATCTAACTTTAGAATCAAAATtaagtttttattcatttgtgtgttttcattagCAACCAGCACAGTGACTTTGGTACCATCGGTGGCACTTGAATAATTGTACAGCGCAGTGGCTTGACTTAAGAGTGCCCcaacatacacatttttcaagatacgagttGTCGCTCAGctgatttttcccccccccctcgaaTTATGAGCAATGACTGGGGAGGGtttatgttaaatatattttagaagttatcatttatttgcttagcttgcattagtattatggacgatttttagaaaggaagatgtctcagcatcatccgacgtgatcggatgtggtcggggacgtgacaggtgttggtcccatgttttgttttgtgttgtgtcttgctgcttagaacattatgttttgtgttgtgtcttgttgcttagaatgttatgtcttgtaaaaccctcctattttcaaatgttttgtgttgtgtcttgttgcttagaacgttatgtcttgtaaaaccctcctattttcaagtaaatgcaggagcgacgggagagattgtttagagcgtgttgagaggctgtaaactgaacaatctcccatacgccctcctcatgagaaagaaaaaccagcgtcttcattccttttgtgcatttttattggtgttgggtgagataaatccaacagtttaCCTGTAACTTGTTTAACGTTAATAGCTAGCGGCAAATGTCCGAGCACCCAAACCTGCAGTGACCTCGTGGAAtgagacaacaacaataaacgAATAACTTTTGCTGATTAACTATACTATTTATCCTACTGATCTAAAAGCAGATTTACCGTGGAACCTCGATTTGACAGACCCGGAAACAACGGACTTTggatttaacggacagaaaaTAGTGCCTAATTGGAACTGAAAACTGGatactttatttgccaagtatgtccaaaaaacacacaaagaatttgtctccggtagatggatccgctctagtacgacaacagacagtcaattgacagagaacactttggagacataaagacattgacaaaaaaaaaaaaagtcactgagcagtaaagggttcctagtaatctggtaatatggtaatgccagtactttttttttttttttttttgacaattgtgcaaaaagatgcagagtcctctcgcacttaaagcagttcgaatgactaatattacaatagtccggtgcaatgaccattgtgcaaagggcgccgagacttcaaggagtgtatgcggcttaaagtgacgagtagtgtgataatctgggacaatgttgcttgtgcaaatgttgcagctgCTCCTCAAtcattgtgcaagtggtgcagatgctgctctggcatgagtggccagtattggtcaacaacaacaacagatatgcaaatagtgcagcgtacctgagggaaggagctggaagagctgtaGTTGACGAAGTCTCTTAGTTCCAGAAtcggccgctgttgtttactggcaatCAACAGGCAGAGGCTAGTATCCAATCCGTATTTCCGGGTTGTGCGGCTGCTGTTCCAGATTTAAAGACGAGATCCATCTGACAGAAGCGTCTACGTCACGTCCATGTTGGCAGGGGCCACGTTCCCGTCAAAGGCAGCGCATGGACAGACGTAGTGGCCATGTTGGAAAGGAAGTGCGGTTAAACTTAtactaaaatgtgtatttaatatttttgtaagccactgtaacattatgcacagttcgAACATCAACACTGCACATAAATCAAGGAAAtgggggcgggaggggggggatacttaaatgattaaataaaatcagaatcagaatcagaatcagaatcatctttatttgccaagtatgtccaaaacacacaaggaatttgtctccggtagttggagccgctctagtacaacagacagtcaatttacagaacactttggagacataaagacattgacaaaaaacaacaacaaacaacaattgtgcaaaaagatgcagagtcctcagttcgaatggctaatgacgcaatagtctggtgcaatgaccattgtgcaaagggcactgagacttcaaggagtgtatgcggtttaaagtgacgagtactgcgataatctgggacaatggttgtgcaaatgttacagatactcctcaatcagtgtgcaaatgaagcagatactactctggcatgagtggccactatatgcaaatagcgcagcacggcgagacaactacagtgagtgcacgagtaatacataatacagaatacagaaatgtgacaacgaactcaagtcaaaaaattgccagcttgttgtaatggaattgtaagttagctgttcaagaagttgattgcaagagggaagaagctgttggaatgtctactagttctagtttgcattgatcggtagcgcctacctgagggaaggagctggaagagctggtgaccggggtggggagggtccgagaggattttgcacgcccttgtcttagttctggcagcacaTTGCACATTGGTCAAAATTTATACGTGAATGTTTAAAGTTCCTAAAGATTAAATACAGATTTCTTGAATttacaagttaaatacaactaaacagTACTTTGGCAGTGATTCTTCAGGAATCACTTTACTAGCTGAAGTAGATTGTTGATGCTTATGGATGGTGTATGTACTGAACTTTACATCTTTCATCTGTTTTGACAAAAACCGACAAATCCACCATGACAAGGTTAAAGTAGCTTCTCCGTAAGAATTTGGGCTTTGGAACCGGAGGGTAAGCACTCTAACCCTTTCAGTCTggcatctctccttgcatgcgtACATGCATGTGATCTCGATCTCTGATGTGATGTGCAACAGAACATGTACAGCAGTGTGTGAATTGAATCTCACCTTGAGGGATTACAATGAGTATATTACATGTACTAATTTGGAGTTTAAGAACGTTGCCTAATCAAATGTTCTGTATCACATTCAGGTTGTGCACATTTTTCCATGGTGCAGAACCCCCCCCCAACCAAATGTATCAAATTAAGTTTGAGCACACTTGTACTACAATAAAGTGGATCTCTATAAACAAGAATATCATAGAAAGTAGCAgagcataatttaaaaaaatgaaatttacagaTCAAACGCACTGCAACATACTTTCCGAAAAGCCAATCCCTACCAAATTTCTGTGTTAATATTTTTGGTTGTTTCTTTTGTAATGCTGTATTCCAATTGATaaagatggtgaatttggggtagTCAGCTGTAagctatataaaaacaaaagtaaatatttcaTGGTGTGTGCAATGCAGCTGAAATCAAGAACACTGCTCTGAAAGAgaaaacatttcaggaaacaattAGGATTTGGTTTGCGTTTAATGACAAAAATTGGACTGCAAAGTCGAACCTGGCAGGTCTCGGGCCCAAGAACGTCACACCGAACATCAACGAGTCGTGTCTGACACAAAAGATCAACAGTAAGGCTGCCATcttccccccaaatttttttttttgcaatatcatCAACCACATTCTTTTATAaaattcaaccttatatcacaACAGCAATTAAGCCAGACAGTCTATATTGAGTgacaagcagtttttttttttctgtgtgttttttttttaatagctagCAGCAACATAAATGGAGGGTTTGGACCCTCACAGTGCAGCTACCAATGTGTGGCTCCACGTCAACAAAGTGTACCTTTGAGTCTGATACCTTTCTTCAATGATTGCATTCTAAATTTGGCCCTCTAGCGTGGTTCTATCCAGCTGTATCATTTCATTTTGCTCTTGATAGCCTGCTCCAAAGGGTGAGGGCAGTTGggtcttcatgttttctttgaaaaataggTGGACCCGTAGTCTCTTAAAATGAAACAATGATCCTAAAATATATACACAGAGAGAAAGCTGCTTGGTAGAAGCTTTTAGCCGAGGTGAAGTGGACTTTTGGGTATCagtgcaaagagagagagagggaaaaaaaaaaaaaaaaaaaaaaaaaaaatcaagtttaaaatcttaaaattaaaaaaaaacatggccagATAAAAGTAGAGATAAATAAATAGAGATAAAGAAATCAGCACGCTCATGtccaacagtttcaggacagtagaaaattaataaaaagcAAGAATTCATGCTTCAATGGCCAGACCAAGATCTACTTACCTTGGTATTTATCCCCTGATTCATAgaatttggttaaaaaaaccGCTAACTGAATGGTGCATACATGAGTCACCTTGTTAAAATGAACACTTTAAAACTCCTCTGAAAGGGGCGGGGgataaaacacttaaaaaagGCCCAAGATGGCTTCAACTCAAGGTGTCCTGGCTTTTGCTCTCAAATGGTGCTCTCTTCCTGTCAGCCCCGACAGTCTCGGTTTAAATTGACAGGGTTTCCGGGTGGGGTGGTGGGCGCTGCCTTCCTGGACACGAGTAGAACCTCAGAAGGTCTGTGCAGCCACTGCTCACTCCACCTGGCTCTTCCCATGACTGGAGTGACCCAAATTGCGGGTAGCTAAACTGCCTGAACCACAAGCAGAAgaacatttattaaaacacagcTCAATACAAAAACCAGGCACCCTGTAATGGAAAGTTTTATGTCTATTATGGAATGACTTATTTCAGGTGTGTTCCATCTCGTcaacatgggggaaaaaaaaagacttttcagTCGAACCTTTAAGGTTGACCACAATCCTTCCCAGGACACTGGTCCAACTCTAATTTGATCCAGGGCCAAACTGTCATCATTATAAAATCTTTATTAACCGTTAAGACAATTTTAATATTCTTACATGTCATACAGGGGTAAGAACAAGTATTTATAATCAATAGTTATTTTCCAACCACAGCACTTATTCACAGTACCAACAGTGAATGTTGTCCTTCTCTTAATACTACTTGTTTTGTAGCCAAATATccacaaaaaggcaaagaatttttttttatcacgaTCCTGTGATGCCTGTTGGACGGCGCTTTGAGGTACGTTGCGGTCGATCTTTTGGAATAAGGTTAACAAAATTGTACAATGGAATTAACATTTACTTAGTATTTCATATTAGATAACACTTTTGTAACTATGTATGTCATCATATGCTTTTCCATATCATTGCTGTCAGTTGGAATCCACATTTCTCTACAttcactacttttcaggaaataatatatatatatttttttaaatcggttCATCTTGATTCTCAAACAGTGtcccggggcacattagtgtgccgtgagcgcgcTTCAGGGGAGCTGTGGgaaatataacattttacttaattgctcaaaaaattatttatttccaagaaacaatgtatctttattcatctatttatgccagtgaggcaaagtgacagacagaacaaataaatgctcttctattagatggcaggaagtacatacaataattaatgtatccaccttttgtttgttggtgtgccgtgacatttttcaattgtcaaatggctccataaaggttgcaaatcactgctctaagGACTGTCCATATTATGGATAGCGTACAACTCTTCCTCCCTCCTATAAATGATTGTGATTGGATGTAGGATCACAGTCACACTGTATTTAAACTAACTTCTAAAATGGAGAGGATAGAGCATATGACAAACTTTGTCTCAAGGATCCTCTCCCTTTGCAGAGTTCCTGCAGGGATTGGGCTAGGTTTAGTTTCTAGTATTCGACAAAGCCAGTTAGTCCTTCGATGCTTGCCAATCTGAGGCCTCGCAAGATATCCGACAATTCATCCTGCAAGTTTGGAGGAATCgttttctacaaaaaaacagttgaatTCAGATTTGAAGGAGAAATGGTCATACCTGCTTGTGGACTTAGCATCACATGTTGATGCcttttcttctcatcttttgACGGTGAACCCTGGAGAAGGGAAATTCAACGGGTCTATAAATGTGTACGAATCATTCGTTGACTTAAGATTACATTCGTACTTGTTTCTCTCTGAAATTCCTCAAGAGGCCTGATGAGGACGAAGGGAAGTTTTCCATTTTGATACTTCCTGTCATACAAGACAGAAAAAAGGTTATCGCACTCCATTGGTAGGAGGGCTGCCGctatctaatatttttttaaatgactataATTTGTCGTGGATAATGCGTACCCATATATAATACGCAACTGCAttgttgacctcaaaattctagaaaacccttccacctatgtataatgaatTTTTACACTGCATGATTTTGCGTCTACCCATGTGATCAAAAcgattatctgtattttgttagtttttccaataattattctgaagttaagcactttatttgaacacgtaatattttctttttattaacttgctcttatttagaaattcacagccctacttttacttaataaatgagaaaacacacagttgtgctcacatgtttgattacccaggcagaatttataagatgggtacaattctttaaagaaaacaaagggccaggcgaaacacattaaattttattttaatgggattcaaattaaactgtcaagcatatcagaaaagcattatcattaaacaaaacataaccataaagaaattaatgatggttgttgttcagtcatcagtcgtatttaaaaaaataatatttcacaaattctgccagggtatgtaaacatatgagcacaactgtacatatatgcagtcatacgtacccctgtcagattggaattaaagtgtaggctaaacctttttcataacctctaggtggcagtggcatattggaatgaaagtgtacagctttttcataaactcGAGATGGCTGCATacatgtataaaatgtattttttccatttcccgctttatctatgtataatgcgcactattgacatgacatttttttttttggagggggggggggggggaaatgagcattatacacgagaaattacggtaaatattTCTTACATATAATCAATCATCCCATTGATAAATCGAGTAATTGGGAAATTacaaaatt contains:
- the LOC133475074 gene encoding zinc finger protein 501-like, whose translation is MLKELVRERLKAAADEIFALFEGTIASYEEQLSRARGESERQRRQVEAVCKSQIIIHVEDVRLLIDRKVELPCQQWGSSSLEKGDSQVLCVKEENEDPQTPLVEEEAEDPQPALVEEEGPQPVHIEQEEEEPQPSHIKKEEEADVIKFPLTGVSAKGEDNNEEQAKASQLHHSPSGDRCLGPPPDNLLAPLNKKTRPKRFAQNGPIKRRMKTQTEAKPLCCSVSGICFSTRSSMMRHRRSHAGKPFCCPTCGKCFSQKANLEPHLRIHAGEKPYSCSFCDKKFMQRSLCERHTRIHTGEKPFSCSTCGKTFTTKGNMILHTRLHIRKPFSCSICGKTCTTKAAMMLHMSKHTGERPYRCSFCSRKCISKSKLDRHIRSHTGEKPFSCSVCSKTFTIKENMRSHIRRHTQEKTLRCSTCGETFTQRSNLKAHMRTHPGAKPFGCSICSKLFTRKGSVVRHMRTHRDAKTV